In Flammeovirgaceae bacterium 311, one DNA window encodes the following:
- a CDS encoding PSP1-like protein (COG1774 Uncharacterized homolog of PSP1) encodes MNVFDWLSNMDMPVVDKFEIAEVRFKNGRKEFFRNINGIELTTGDPVVVDVPNGHHIGHVSLQGELVRLQMQKKKVKNDDNIRAIYRIATPKDLEKYEELQNKEMPIMYRTREIIRDLNLQMKLTDIEYQADGTKATFFYSADDRVDFRQLIKVLASEFRLRVEMRQISLRQEAGRLGGIGSCGRELCCSTWLTDFKSVSTTAARYQNLSLNPSKLSGQCGRLKCCLNYELETYMEALEDIPAVNQPLVTEKGEAYLQKTDIFRKMMWFGYSNEDQWHPVAASRVQHILELNAKGINPANLLEDKLPELEDGPKVLNQDLALMDQRFQNKAAKTKKKRRKKPRSNKGDDKQS; translated from the coding sequence ATGAATGTATTCGACTGGCTATCCAACATGGACATGCCGGTTGTAGATAAATTTGAGATCGCAGAGGTACGTTTTAAAAACGGACGCAAGGAATTTTTCCGCAATATAAACGGCATAGAGCTTACCACCGGCGACCCCGTAGTGGTAGATGTGCCTAATGGGCACCACATTGGGCATGTTTCGCTTCAGGGCGAGCTGGTGCGCCTGCAAATGCAAAAGAAAAAGGTAAAGAACGACGATAATATTCGCGCCATTTACCGCATTGCAACTCCTAAGGATCTGGAAAAATACGAAGAACTCCAGAACAAGGAGATGCCTATTATGTACCGCACCCGCGAGATCATCAGGGATTTAAACCTGCAGATGAAGCTTACGGATATTGAGTACCAGGCCGACGGCACCAAGGCTACCTTCTTCTATTCGGCAGATGACCGGGTAGATTTCCGGCAGCTGATCAAGGTGCTGGCCTCTGAATTCAGGCTGCGGGTAGAAATGCGCCAGATCTCCCTCCGGCAGGAAGCCGGACGCCTGGGTGGTATTGGCTCCTGCGGCCGCGAGCTGTGCTGCTCCACCTGGCTCACAGATTTTAAGAGCGTAAGTACCACGGCTGCCCGTTATCAGAACCTCTCCCTGAATCCCAGCAAGCTAAGCGGCCAGTGCGGCAGGCTTAAGTGCTGCCTCAACTACGAGCTGGAGACTTATATGGAAGCGCTGGAAGATATACCAGCTGTGAACCAACCTCTGGTGACAGAAAAAGGAGAAGCTTACCTGCAAAAAACAGATATTTTCCGAAAGATGATGTGGTTTGGCTATTCCAACGAAGACCAGTGGCACCCGGTAGCAGCCTCCCGTGTTCAGCATATCCTGGAGCTCAATGCCAAAGGCATCAATCCGGCTAACCTCCTGGAGGATAAACTGCCGGAGCTGGAAGATGGTCCGAAAGTACTTAACCAGGACCTGGCACTGATGGATCAGCGTTTCCAGAACAAAGCTGCCAAAACCAAAAAGAAACGCCGCAAGAAACCTAGAAGCAACAAAGGAGATGATAAACAATCTTAA
- a CDS encoding gliding motility-associated lipoprotein GldH: MINNLKAAFAGLSLLLVLNACDEQRVFERNIDIKDYAWHKDSVVHLQVPIEDADIPYNIYYNVRNALSYPAQNLYLQIEIADTTGTVITSDLNNIELFNRQTGKPYGEGLGDIFDHQIPVYQEFKFPYPGVYDVRIQHRMRESDRRVMQGNFLPYIMSVGIRVEKAGAQGEGQQ, from the coding sequence ATGATAAACAATCTTAAGGCGGCATTTGCCGGCCTTTCGCTTTTGCTCGTGCTGAATGCATGCGATGAACAACGGGTGTTTGAACGTAACATAGATATAAAGGACTATGCCTGGCATAAAGACTCGGTGGTACACCTGCAGGTGCCCATCGAAGATGCTGATATTCCCTACAACATCTATTACAATGTGCGCAACGCCCTCTCCTATCCGGCCCAGAACCTGTACCTTCAGATAGAAATTGCAGATACAACCGGAACTGTGATTACTTCAGACCTGAACAACATAGAGTTGTTTAACCGGCAGACGGGTAAACCCTATGGCGAAGGACTAGGCGATATATTCGACCATCAGATCCCAGTATACCAGGAATTCAAATTTCCCTATCCAGGTGTTTATGATGTCAGGATTCAGCACCGTATGCGTGAGAGCGACAGGAGGGTAATGCAGGGTAATTTCCTGCCCTACATCATGTCGGTAGGCATCCGGGTAGAAAAAGCCGGTGCTCAGGGAGAAGGGCAACAGTAA